From Moraxella sp. K1664, one genomic window encodes:
- the rpsF gene encoding 30S ribosomal protein S6 yields MRHYEVVLLVHPDQSNQVADMVTKYRSIVEDNGGNNHRLEDWGRRQLAYPINKIHKAHYVLLNIECNDETLAQLEELFKYNDAIIRSLIIRRDEAITEQSPLAKEAEDKRTRKANRRNDVRTQETESENTASE; encoded by the coding sequence ATGAGACATTATGAAGTGGTGCTGCTGGTACACCCAGACCAAAGCAACCAAGTTGCCGACATGGTAACCAAATACCGTTCTATCGTCGAAGACAATGGCGGTAATAACCATCGTCTAGAAGATTGGGGTCGTCGCCAATTAGCCTACCCAATCAACAAAATCCACAAAGCACACTATGTTCTATTGAACATCGAGTGTAACGATGAGACGTTGGCACAGCTAGAAGAGCTGTTCAAATACAATGACGCCATCATTCGTAGCCTAATCATCCGCCGTGATGAAGCCATCACTGAGCAATCTCCTTTGGCAAAAGAAGCCGAAGACAAACGCACTCGCAAAGCCAACCGCCGTAACGATGTTCGCACTCAGGAAACTGAGAGTGAAAACACCGCAAGCGAATAA
- the rplI gene encoding 50S ribosomal protein L9: MQVILLQRVVNLGKLGETVDVKAGYGRNFLIPQGKALPANEANIAKFEARRAELEAQEAQELQEAQKRADALSDVNVIMRAKAGDEGKLFGSIGTRDIADALTASGLPVDRAEVKLPEGTLRQVGEYKVTIQLHHDITADILVAILSEDGESKTDEDDE, encoded by the coding sequence ATGCAAGTTATTCTATTACAGCGTGTCGTTAATCTTGGTAAACTTGGCGAGACTGTTGATGTAAAAGCAGGTTACGGTCGTAACTTCCTAATCCCACAAGGCAAAGCACTACCTGCCAACGAAGCAAATATTGCTAAGTTTGAAGCACGCCGTGCCGAGCTAGAAGCACAAGAAGCCCAAGAGCTACAAGAAGCTCAAAAACGTGCTGATGCTCTATCAGACGTGAATGTCATCATGCGTGCCAAAGCAGGTGATGAAGGCAAGCTATTTGGCTCTATCGGTACTCGTGACATCGCTGACGCACTGACCGCTTCTGGCTTGCCAGTTGACCGTGCAGAAGTGAAGTTGCCAGAAGGCACTCTACGTCAAGTGGGCGAATACAAAGTTACCATTCAACTTCACCATGACATCACTGCTGACATTTTGGTTGCCATTTTGTCAGAAGACGGTGAGAGTAAAACTGATGAAGATGATGAATAA
- the rpsR gene encoding 30S ribosomal protein S18 produces the protein MARFYRRRKFCRFTAEGITHIDYKDVELLKQYISENGKITPSRITGTSTKYQRQLAVAIKQARYLALLPYTDNHK, from the coding sequence ATGGCACGTTTCTATCGTCGTCGTAAATTCTGCCGTTTCACCGCAGAAGGCATTACCCACATCGATTATAAAGATGTAGAACTTCTAAAACAATACATCAGCGAAAATGGCAAAATCACCCCAAGCCGTATCACTGGTACTTCTACCAAGTATCAACGTCAGCTTGCGGTTGCCATCAAACAAGCTCGTTATTTGGCTCTATTGCCATATACCGACAACCACAAGTAA